In Legionella beliardensis, the following are encoded in one genomic region:
- a CDS encoding ankyrin repeat domain-containing protein, producing the protein MKKIIPVEPSAEALKELALREGEDGITLALLVAQQNDTAFMTALVNVVDIEFLNKTTPKGQTPLYIAVENDFIEMLTILVEKGVDLNKGDASGVTPISLAAKLGYISTIIILAEKGANLDKPDINGVTPLMAAARLRHMSVITILAEKGANFDQADKDGVTAAMIAAAIGDATVMTALIKGKADVNKAMADGTTPTFIAAQRGHVAVIEVLIKENADLNKVLIDNATPVFIAAQFGHVEVVKLLLASKRCDVEISFESTIDELVKFAADKSERQQNPEIGQRMHEFLKTQSSKQVKMKPYDIAKIMGHNEIANLIINHLKSINDNSHQHGLSKDHCFSASSSLFSKRKQTEEPLAEECNFIIKRKG; encoded by the coding sequence ATTAAAAAAATAATTCCTGTAGAGCCAAGTGCTGAGGCATTAAAAGAGCTTGCTCTGCGGGAAGGTGAAGATGGTATTACATTAGCTTTATTAGTTGCGCAACAAAATGATACGGCATTTATGACAGCTTTAGTTAATGTTGTTGATATAGAGTTTTTAAATAAAACAACGCCGAAAGGTCAAACTCCCCTTTATATTGCTGTAGAAAATGATTTTATTGAAATGCTTACAATTTTAGTTGAAAAAGGGGTTGATTTAAATAAGGGTGATGCAAGCGGAGTAACGCCTATTTCTTTGGCAGCAAAACTTGGTTATATTTCGACCATCATTATTTTAGCAGAAAAAGGCGCGAATTTAGATAAGCCTGATATAAATGGCGTAACTCCTCTAATGGCTGCTGCACGATTACGTCACATGTCAGTCATTACTATTTTAGCCGAAAAGGGTGCTAATTTTGATCAAGCTGATAAAGATGGTGTAACCGCTGCTATGATTGCTGCGGCAATAGGAGATGCTACTGTTATGACAGCCTTAATTAAAGGAAAAGCTGATGTAAATAAAGCCATGGCAGATGGTACTACACCGACTTTTATTGCAGCGCAAAGGGGCCATGTTGCAGTGATTGAGGTTTTAATTAAAGAAAATGCAGACTTAAATAAAGTGCTAATAGATAATGCTACACCTGTGTTTATTGCAGCACAATTTGGTCATGTTGAGGTAGTTAAATTACTACTGGCTAGTAAAAGGTGTGATGTTGAAATTTCTTTTGAATCAACCATAGATGAGCTTGTAAAATTTGCAGCCGATAAGTCAGAAAGACAACAAAACCCTGAAATCGGTCAACGCATGCATGAGTTTTTAAAAACACAATCTTCAAAGCAGGTTAAAATGAAGCCTTATGATATTGCTAAAATAATGGGCCATAATGAAATTGCTAACCTTATTATAAACCATCTTAAATCGATAAATGATAATTCTCATCAACATGGCTTAAGTAAGGACCATTGTTTTTCGGCAAGCTCTTCATTGTTCTCTAAAAGAAAACAAACAGAAGAGCCATTAGCAGAAGAATGTAACTTTATAATTAAAAGAAAAGGTTAG
- a CDS encoding leucine-rich repeat domain-containing protein, with the protein MSNENNYLYAIHDKDLVKDKTTGLLTYPINTIIKRFEQRAFSDCTTLQFIDLSKFEPAYKNIPWAFFSGCTNLIKVVWPHNLKTIAAWAFKECKNLSLLDTPHTLQTIELGAFYGCCNLRTIILRENLNCIEDRVFAECPNIKVIIIDTLDEKIYERIKAKIPNNLKVNVMPYNVWLEVQGEINRVKNTPAVNPLYRFFNRQSPEIRLENGDILPTLSHPVLNYMNHFNGVSKRYTNKINQYLYNTNLPQTAEEKIIYLKNLRKIALECIQKATEYNDLRSISESNFRM; encoded by the coding sequence ATGTCTAACGAAAATAATTATTTATATGCTATTCACGACAAAGATCTTGTTAAAGATAAAACAACGGGATTACTCACTTACCCTATCAATACTATCATCAAAAGGTTTGAACAGCGTGCATTTTCTGATTGCACTACACTTCAATTTATTGACTTATCTAAATTCGAGCCTGCATATAAGAATATACCATGGGCATTTTTTTCAGGTTGCACTAACCTTATAAAAGTAGTTTGGCCTCATAATCTTAAAACTATCGCCGCATGGGCATTCAAAGAATGCAAAAATCTCTCTTTACTTGATACACCACACACGTTGCAAACAATAGAGCTTGGTGCATTTTATGGATGTTGTAATTTAAGAACAATCATTTTACGAGAAAATCTCAATTGCATTGAGGATCGTGTTTTCGCGGAATGCCCAAACATTAAAGTGATTATCATTGATACACTGGATGAAAAAATTTATGAAAGAATAAAAGCAAAAATTCCAAATAATTTGAAAGTTAATGTTATGCCTTATAATGTTTGGCTTGAAGTGCAAGGTGAAATCAATCGAGTTAAAAACACGCCAGCTGTTAATCCTTTATATCGATTTTTTAACCGTCAGTCGCCTGAAATTCGCCTTGAGAATGGCGACATACTTCCTACTCTGTCCCACCCAGTTTTAAATTACATGAACCATTTTAATGGTGTGAGTAAACGATATACTAATAAAATAAATCAATACCTTTATAACACTAATTTGCCCCAAACTGCAGAAGAAAAAATAATTTATTTAAAAAATTTACGCAAAATAGCACTTGAATGTATTCAAAAAGCAACCGAATACAATGATTTAAGATCCATTTCAGAAAGTAATTTTAGGATGTAA
- a CDS encoding type II toxin-antitoxin system RelE/ParE family toxin, with translation MYKVNVFSEGAQEHKISDQLLIDAISKMNNGLFDANLGSNIYKKRISLDNKGKRGGARTIVAFKFNNKAFFIYSFAKNKKANINDKELKALKKLAKLYFSLSDLEIMNALDSGNLITVGEK, from the coding sequence ATATATAAAGTTAATGTCTTTTCTGAAGGGGCACAAGAGCACAAGATTTCCGATCAGTTGCTTATAGATGCCATCTCAAAAATGAATAATGGATTATTTGATGCTAATCTAGGTAGTAACATTTATAAAAAAAGAATTTCATTAGATAATAAAGGTAAGAGAGGAGGCGCGAGAACTATAGTTGCCTTTAAATTTAATAATAAAGCCTTTTTTATATATAGTTTTGCAAAAAACAAAAAAGCTAATATTAATGATAAAGAGCTTAAAGCTTTAAAAAAATTAGCCAAACTTTATTTTTCTTTATCAGATTTAGAAATTATGAATGCATTAGATTCTGGCAATCTAATTACAGTAGGTGAAAAATGA
- a CDS encoding helix-turn-helix domain-containing protein → MKKSILDVVHGSAKGLYDAGIVDATTMHEFDALCLPPIKPFTAQEIKTLRLKEHVSQVVFAKYLNTSPSTVRQWEQGEKHPRGTSLKLLNLIADKGLTILA, encoded by the coding sequence ATGAAAAAATCAATTTTAGATGTTGTGCATGGGTCTGCTAAAGGTCTTTATGATGCTGGTATTGTAGATGCTACTACAATGCATGAATTTGATGCCTTATGTTTGCCTCCTATTAAACCTTTTACAGCGCAAGAAATTAAAACCTTGCGTTTAAAAGAGCATGTTAGTCAGGTCGTTTTCGCTAAATATTTAAACACATCACCCTCAACTGTTCGACAATGGGAACAAGGGGAGAAACACCCAAGAGGTACTTCCTTAAAATTACTAAATTTAATAGCCGATAAAGGGTTAACTATTTTAGCTTAA